The proteins below are encoded in one region of Fusobacterium massiliense:
- a CDS encoding restriction endonuclease subunit S, with amino-acid sequence MRSKQQAQNLIKILQYVYGYVELELDKVANITMGVSPNGNSITDTKNEENIEFHQGKTYFGETMLLQSNVYTNEPKKYAEKNSIVMSVRAPVGDTNMTDRKIAIGRGLCSILADEEISTTKYLYYYIQSNVDKLKAMSNGSTFEAINSENIRKFAIPLPPLEEQQRIVDILDRFDKLCNDISEGLPAEIEARQKQYEYYREKLLTLKKL; translated from the coding sequence TTGCGCAGTAAGCAGCAAGCCCAAAATCTAATTAAAATTCTTCAATATGTTTATGGCTACGTTGAATTAGAATTAGATAAGGTTGCAAATATTACAATGGGTGTTTCTCCAAATGGAAATTCAATAACAGATACAAAAAATGAAGAAAATATAGAATTTCACCAAGGAAAAACATATTTTGGAGAAACTATGTTGTTACAATCAAACGTATATACAAATGAACCAAAAAAGTATGCTGAAAAGAATAGTATTGTTATGAGTGTGAGAGCACCAGTAGGGGATACTAATATGACAGATAGGAAAATAGCAATAGGCAGAGGTTTATGTTCTATTCTAGCAGATGAAGAAATTTCTACTACAAAATATTTGTATTACTATATACAATCAAATGTTGATAAATTAAAAGCAATGTCAAATGGTTCAACATTTGAAGCTATAAATTCAGAAAATATAAGAAAATTTGCTATTCCTTTACCACCACTAGAAGAACAACAAAGAATAGTTGATATTTTAGATAGGTTTGATAAGTTATGTAATGATATATCAGAAGGATTGCCAGCTGAGATAGAAGCAAGACAAAAACAATACGAATATTATAGAGAAAAACTATTAACTTTAAAAAAGTTGTAG